A window of Desulfobacteraceae bacterium contains these coding sequences:
- the parE gene encoding DNA topoisomerase IV subunit B, with protein sequence MPKESYTAESIEVLRGLAPVKRRPGMYTDTERPNHLGQEVIDNSVDEAIAGFADRIEVRLHTDGSLEVSDNGRGMPVDIHPEEGISGVELILTRLHAGAKFSNKDYTFSGGLHGVGVSVVNALSRRLEVAIKRGGRRYEIAFEGGEKCGELADVGAVGQRNTGTSLRFWPDPDYFEVPRFSLRRLRHVLRAKAVLCPGLTVSFTNDLSGESETWCYADGLKDYLDDSLCNYELLPEAPLVGEFAGSAEALNWAVVWLPEGGELVTESYVNLIPTPQGGTHVNGFRSGLLASIREFCDFRKLAPRGVKLAPDDIWERCCYVLSVKMQNPQFSGQTKERLSSRQCAAFVSGAVRDAFSLWLNQHTEVGEQLAQMALANAQQRLRAGRKVARKRVASGPALPGKLADCVLQDPLRSELFLVEGDSAGGSAKQARDRQFQAVMPLRGKILNTWEVDSAEVLSSKEIHDIAVAIGVDPGSGELGGLRYAKICILADADSDGLHIATLLCALFLQHFRPLIQAGHVYVAMPPLYRIDVGQEVYYALDESEKQAVLDRIEAKKKAARVNVQRFKGLGEMNPLQLRETTMAPDTRRLVQLTLASGDKALGLMDMLLAKRRAADRRGWLEARGQLGPAAAPEEPDTA encoded by the coding sequence ATGCCCAAGGAAAGCTACACGGCCGAATCAATCGAGGTCCTGCGGGGCCTGGCGCCGGTCAAGCGCCGGCCGGGGATGTACACCGACACCGAGCGCCCCAACCACCTCGGCCAGGAGGTCATCGACAACAGCGTCGACGAGGCCATCGCCGGCTTTGCCGACCGGATCGAGGTGCGACTGCATACCGACGGCTCGCTTGAGGTCAGTGACAACGGCCGCGGCATGCCGGTGGACATCCACCCGGAGGAGGGGATCAGCGGGGTAGAGCTGATTTTGACCCGCCTGCACGCCGGCGCGAAGTTCTCCAACAAGGACTACACCTTCTCCGGCGGTCTGCACGGGGTGGGGGTCTCGGTGGTCAACGCCCTTTCCCGGCGCCTGGAGGTGGCCATCAAGCGCGGCGGCCGGCGCTACGAGATCGCCTTCGAAGGCGGTGAGAAGTGCGGCGAGCTGGCCGACGTCGGCGCCGTGGGGCAGCGCAACACCGGCACCAGCCTGCGGTTTTGGCCGGACCCGGACTATTTCGAAGTCCCGCGCTTCTCGCTCCGGCGCTTGAGGCACGTCCTGCGGGCCAAAGCGGTGCTGTGCCCGGGCCTGACGGTCTCTTTCACCAACGACCTCAGCGGCGAAAGCGAGACCTGGTGTTATGCCGACGGGCTAAAAGACTACCTCGACGACAGCCTCTGCAACTACGAGCTGCTGCCCGAAGCGCCGCTGGTGGGCGAATTCGCCGGCAGCGCCGAGGCCCTCAACTGGGCCGTGGTCTGGCTGCCCGAAGGGGGCGAGCTGGTCACCGAAAGCTATGTCAACCTGATTCCCACGCCCCAGGGCGGCACCCACGTCAACGGCTTTCGCAGCGGGCTGCTGGCCTCCATCCGGGAGTTCTGCGACTTCCGCAAACTGGCCCCGCGGGGTGTCAAACTGGCCCCCGACGATATCTGGGAGCGCTGCTGCTACGTGCTGTCGGTCAAGATGCAGAATCCCCAGTTCTCCGGCCAGACCAAGGAGCGGCTCTCCTCGCGCCAGTGTGCGGCCTTCGTCTCCGGGGCGGTCCGCGACGCCTTCAGCCTGTGGCTCAACCAGCACACCGAGGTCGGCGAGCAGCTGGCCCAAATGGCGCTGGCCAACGCCCAGCAACGGCTGCGGGCGGGCAGGAAGGTGGCTCGTAAACGGGTGGCCAGCGGGCCGGCCCTGCCCGGCAAGCTGGCCGACTGCGTGCTGCAGGACCCGCTGCGCAGCGAGCTCTTTCTGGTGGAGGGCGACTCCGCCGGCGGGTCGGCCAAGCAGGCCCGCGACCGCCAATTCCAGGCGGTCATGCCGCTGCGCGGCAAGATCCTGAACACCTGGGAGGTGGATTCGGCCGAGGTGCTGAGCTCCAAGGAGATTCACGACATCGCGGTCGCCATCGGGGTGGACCCCGGCTCCGGAGAGCTCGGCGGGCTGCGCTACGCCAAAATCTGCATTCTGGCCGATGCCGACTCCGACGGCCTGCACATCGCGACCCTGCTGTGTGCGCTCTTTTTGCAGCACTTCCGGCCGCTGATCCAAGCCGGCCACGTCTACGTCGCCATGCCGCCGCTGTACCGGATCGACGTGGGGCAGGAGGTCTACTACGCCCTGGACGAATCCGAAAAACAGGCTGTCCTGGACCGGATCGAAGCCAAAAAGAAAGCCGCGCGGGTCAACGTCCAGCGTTTCAAGGGCCTGGGGGAAATGAACCCGTTGCAGCTGCGGGAAACCACCATGGCCCCCGACACCCGGCGGCTGGTGCAGCTGACGCTGGCCTCCGGCGACAAGGCCCTCGGCCTGATGGACATGCTGCTGGCCAAGCGGCGGGCCGCCGACCGACGCGGCTGGCTGGAAGCACGCGGGCAGCTCGGGCCCGCGGCTGCGCCCGAAGAACCTGACACCGCCTGA